A genomic window from Massilia sp. METH4 includes:
- a CDS encoding sulfurtransferase TusA family protein — MEFHKEIDARGLNCPLPILKAKKALAELESGQVLRIVATDPGSVRDFQAFAKQTGNPLLSHVQQGAEFTFLMQRK; from the coding sequence ATGGAATTTCATAAGGAAATCGATGCGCGCGGCCTGAACTGCCCGCTGCCGATCCTGAAGGCGAAGAAGGCACTGGCCGAACTGGAGAGCGGCCAGGTGTTGCGCATCGTGGCGACCGATCCCGGTTCCGTGCGCGACTTCCAGGCATTCGCCAAGCAGACCGGCAACCCGCTGTTGTCGCACGTCCAGCAGGGCGCCGAGTTTACGTTCCTGATGCAGCGTAAATAA
- a CDS encoding electron transfer flavoprotein subunit beta/FixA family protein, which translates to MKVLVPVKRVVDYNVKVRVKSDGTGVDIANVKMSMNPFDEIALEEATRLKEAGKVTEIVAVSAGVAQCQETLRTGMAIGADRGVLIETGAELEPLAVAKLLKALADKEQPQLIILGKQAIDDDSNQTGQMLAALLGWPQATFASKVVLEDGKVTVTREVDGGLETLSLTLPAIVTTDLRLNEPRYVTLPNIMKAKKKPLETIKPEDLGVDVTPRLKTLKVAEPAKRSAGVKVPDVATLVSKLRTEAKVI; encoded by the coding sequence ATGAAAGTCCTGGTACCTGTCAAGCGCGTGGTCGACTACAACGTCAAGGTGCGCGTGAAGTCCGACGGCACTGGCGTCGATATCGCCAACGTCAAAATGTCGATGAACCCGTTCGACGAGATCGCCCTGGAAGAAGCCACGCGCCTGAAGGAAGCGGGCAAGGTGACCGAGATCGTGGCGGTGTCGGCCGGTGTGGCGCAGTGCCAGGAAACGCTGCGCACGGGCATGGCGATCGGCGCCGACCGCGGCGTGCTGATCGAGACCGGTGCCGAACTGGAGCCGCTGGCCGTGGCCAAGCTGCTCAAGGCGCTGGCCGACAAGGAGCAGCCGCAGCTGATCATCCTGGGCAAGCAGGCGATCGACGACGATTCGAACCAGACGGGCCAGATGCTGGCCGCGCTGCTGGGCTGGCCGCAAGCCACCTTCGCTTCGAAGGTCGTGCTGGAAGACGGCAAGGTCACCGTGACCCGTGAAGTGGACGGCGGCCTGGAAACCCTGTCGCTCACGCTGCCGGCGATCGTCACCACCGACCTGCGCCTGAACGAGCCGCGCTACGTGACGCTGCCGAACATCATGAAGGCGAAGAAGAAGCCGCTGGAAACGATCAAGCCGGAGGACCTGGGCGTGGACGTGACGCCGCGCCTGAAGACGCTGAAAGTGGCCGAGCCGGCCAAGCGCTCCGCCGGCGTGAAAGTGCCGGACGTTGCCACGCTGGTGTCGAAGCTGCGCACCGAAGCCAAAGTCATCTGA